A window from Gemmobacter fulvus encodes these proteins:
- a CDS encoding type II toxin-antitoxin system ParD family antitoxin, with the protein MATVEKRTVSLPPEHTAFIDDLVASGSYASASEVVRAGLRALQERNAAVERWLREEVAPVYDAMEVDPGRALPVDKVFGSIRERHAKALAGRS; encoded by the coding sequence ATGGCAACGGTCGAAAAGCGCACTGTCAGCCTGCCACCTGAGCATACTGCCTTCATCGATGATCTCGTCGCCTCCGGCAGTTATGCTTCGGCCAGCGAGGTCGTTCGCGCAGGGCTTCGGGCACTCCAGGAACGTAATGCCGCCGTTGAGCGCTGGCTCCGCGAGGAGGTCGCTCCGGTTTATGATGCGATGGAGGTTGATCCGGGACGGGCACTCCCGGTGGATAAGGTGTTCGGTTCCATCCGCGAACGTCACGCAAAGGCATTGGCTGGCCGCTCTTGA
- a CDS encoding excalibur calcium-binding domain-containing protein encodes MHRPLELQGKILFRSGISKGGLKLNRALIMAFTASFLVSACGVPTSTQVKALSTQPTSALCSAHVSASGADLLAIEAELGARGALQCNTAYGGSSYLGARTAATVGKSLYARGGASAAPVPRDDKNCSDFASAGEAQRFFIANGGPHRDPHGLDGDGDGNACEWGKALKSSVAKYKPKPVRYTAPRRSSPTCHTGPRGGRYYYSASGRKVYGC; translated from the coding sequence ATGCATCGTCCTCTTGAACTACAGGGTAAAATCCTCTTTAGGAGCGGTATTTCTAAGGGAGGCTTAAAGTTGAACAGAGCGCTGATCATGGCATTCACGGCCAGTTTTCTTGTATCTGCATGCGGGGTCCCCACGTCAACACAGGTTAAGGCACTTAGTACGCAACCCACATCCGCTCTTTGCAGTGCCCATGTTTCAGCAAGCGGAGCCGATCTACTGGCGATTGAGGCTGAACTGGGCGCTCGCGGTGCACTTCAGTGTAACACGGCCTATGGCGGCAGCTCATATCTAGGGGCGAGAACAGCCGCAACGGTTGGCAAATCGCTCTATGCTAGGGGGGGGGCCAGTGCTGCTCCCGTCCCGCGCGATGATAAGAACTGCTCAGATTTTGCTTCTGCTGGTGAAGCGCAACGGTTTTTCATCGCGAATGGCGGGCCACACCGCGACCCGCATGGTCTCGATGGAGATGGAGACGGGAATGCCTGCGAATGGGGTAAGGCCCTGAAATCCAGCGTGGCGAAGTACAAGCCCAAACCTGTTCGTTACACTGCACCCAGGCGGTCATCGCCGACTTGCCATACGGGGCCTCGCGGCGGGCGTTACTACTACAGCGCCAGCGGAAGAAAAGTATATGGGTGCTGA
- a CDS encoding helix-turn-helix transcriptional regulator translates to MNEMVTIPREEYDRLRAAAEDLADLQSYDRAKAALGAGGDELIPSDYANRLLDGENPLRVYRDLRGLTQATLAERADVNRVTVAEIETGRKQGSIATLRALAGALDITLDDLTE, encoded by the coding sequence ATGAACGAGATGGTGACGATCCCCCGCGAAGAATATGACCGCCTGCGGGCCGCGGCCGAAGATCTGGCCGATCTGCAGAGCTATGATCGGGCAAAGGCGGCCCTGGGAGCGGGCGGAGATGAACTGATTCCCTCCGACTACGCGAACCGGTTACTCGACGGAGAAAACCCGCTGCGCGTCTACCGAGACCTGCGCGGCCTGACCCAAGCCACACTGGCCGAAAGGGCCGACGTCAACCGCGTCACTGTGGCGGAGATCGAGACGGGCCGCAAACAGGGCTCGATCGCAACCTTGCGCGCGCTGGCGGGCGCTCTCGACATCACTCTGGACGATCTGACGGAGTAG
- a CDS encoding type II toxin-antitoxin system RelE family toxin: MKQISYTKAAIRALRRMPANTAVLIRSKIEAYAQDPASQGNNLRALKGREGIRLRVGDWRVVMDDQGNVLAVLDIGPRGGIYD; the protein is encoded by the coding sequence ATGAAGCAGATCAGTTACACGAAGGCCGCGATCAGGGCGTTGCGCCGGATGCCGGCAAACACGGCCGTGCTGATCCGTTCCAAGATCGAGGCCTACGCACAGGACCCGGCCTCACAGGGCAACAACCTGAGGGCCCTCAAGGGGCGTGAGGGGATCCGTCTGCGGGTTGGTGACTGGCGTGTGGTCATGGATGACCAGGGCAATGTCCTCGCAGTTCTCGATATAGGGCCACGCGGCGGCATCTATGACTGA
- a CDS encoding tyrosine-type recombinase/integrase: MSIDPTPALRPDSVAWNKGRIIGQKRPLMPRHAWSIWARLEIVGNARDLALFNMAVDSKLRGCDLVSLRVSDVFAAGRVKERASMIQSKTGKPVRFEITETTRMSLERWISDPEMIGLEFLWPSRIHGSPHPSTRQYARIVRGWVISLGLEPSAFGTHSIRRTKVAQIYKKTGDLRAVQLLLGHTKMDSTVRYLGVDIEDALTLSEGIDL; encoded by the coding sequence ATGTCCATCGATCCTACTCCTGCCCTCCGCCCTGACAGCGTCGCCTGGAACAAGGGCCGCATCATCGGCCAGAAGCGCCCGCTCATGCCGCGGCATGCCTGGTCCATCTGGGCCCGGCTCGAAATAGTGGGTAATGCGCGCGACCTCGCGCTGTTCAATATGGCCGTGGATAGCAAGCTTCGTGGTTGCGATCTTGTCAGCCTCCGGGTCAGCGATGTCTTCGCCGCCGGGCGCGTCAAGGAACGCGCCTCGATGATCCAGAGCAAGACGGGCAAGCCAGTCCGCTTCGAGATCACCGAGACCACCCGCATGTCCCTAGAGCGGTGGATCAGCGACCCCGAGATGATTGGTCTCGAGTTCCTGTGGCCCAGTCGGATCCATGGCAGCCCGCACCCATCCACGCGACAATATGCGCGGATCGTCCGGGGCTGGGTGATATCGCTAGGCCTCGAGCCGAGCGCGTTTGGCACGCATTCGATTCGCCGGACCAAGGTGGCGCAGATCTACAAGAAGACTGGTGACCTCCGGGCTGTTCAACTGTTGCTCGGACACACGAAGATGGACAGCACGGTGCGCTACCTCGGCGTTGACATCGAAGATGCGCTGACACTCTCGGAGGGGATCGATCTGTGA